A genomic region of Bacteroidota bacterium contains the following coding sequences:
- a CDS encoding cytochrome-c peroxidase, translating to MLVLIIVVFAAFGKVIKTHPYPFSNLLYFPEMPQSSENKVTVEGALLGKYLFYDPVLSADGTISCSSCHKQQYAFSDSALVFSRGINGASMKRNTLALFNLAWYPQLFWDGRASSIEAQVFHPLRAVDEMKINWKKSIGALQKSKIYPSLFSAAFGSTKIDSSKIGKALAQFLRTLISNQSKYDRVIAGKDRYTKDELEGFILVNEQSKAACLVCHPSDANALGTNLGFSNNGLDAISDPEKYSDAGVGAISGNKSDYGKFKIPSLRNIVFTAPYMHDGRFSTLEQVIEFYSSGIKTGANLDSKMLYAHQGGAKLTKEEQQKVIAFLHTLSDSVFIQNTEFSNPFH from the coding sequence TTGTTGGTTTTAATTATTGTTGTTTTCGCTGCTTTTGGCAAAGTAATTAAAACGCATCCTTATCCCTTTAGCAACTTACTTTATTTTCCGGAGATGCCCCAATCTTCGGAAAATAAAGTAACTGTTGAGGGAGCACTATTAGGCAAGTATTTATTTTACGATCCTGTATTAAGTGCAGATGGTACAATTTCTTGTTCGAGCTGCCATAAACAGCAATATGCATTTAGCGATTCGGCACTTGTATTTAGCCGAGGAATTAATGGAGCAAGTATGAAGCGAAATACCTTAGCATTATTTAACCTTGCCTGGTATCCACAATTGTTTTGGGATGGTAGGGCTTCCAGCATCGAAGCGCAAGTTTTTCATCCTTTGAGAGCAGTGGATGAAATGAAAATAAATTGGAAAAAATCAATTGGAGCTTTACAAAAAAGTAAAATCTATCCTTCCTTATTTTCAGCTGCTTTTGGTTCAACAAAAATAGATAGCAGTAAAATAGGAAAAGCATTGGCTCAATTTTTACGTACTCTTATTTCTAACCAGTCAAAATACGATAGAGTAATTGCAGGAAAAGATAGATATACCAAAGATGAATTGGAAGGTTTTATTTTAGTAAACGAACAATCAAAAGCTGCTTGTTTAGTATGTCATCCTTCCGATGCAAATGCTTTGGGAACTAACCTTGGATTTAGTAACAATGGCTTGGATGCAATTTCAGATCCCGAAAAATATAGCGATGCCGGTGTAGGAGCAATTAGTGGAAATAAAAGTGACTATGGGAAATTTAAAATCCCTTCACTTCGCAACATTGTCTTTACAGCTCCATACATGCATGATGGCAGATTTAGCACTTTGGAACAAGTAATTGAATTTTATTCAAGCGGCATTAAAACCGGAGCCAACCTCGATTCCAAAATGTTGTATGCGCATCAAGGTGGGGCAAAATTAACAAAGGAAGAACAGCAAAAAGTGATTGCATTTTTACATACATTGAGTGATTCGGTTTTCATCCAGAATACTGAATTTTCTAATCCATTTCATTAA
- a CDS encoding CotH kinase family protein — translation MISKKLLFVLFFIQVICINAQNLPRQFQLSGDGRMLTIGEKPNNNFYNQNNVPILYLNFSDTANFWQDLITYHDSLWDYPASLVYNGVTYDSVGVRFKGNSSYDNIGTSLKKSFNISLDAFKNDQNINGFSTLNLNNCYDDPTFMREVFYENQLRKHVPAAQTNFAHLYINGADWGLYANVQQLNKDFQKDWFLSNEGANFRASRPPGSTGSGSIIQASFLNLGNDTSEYQKFYTLKSSESPDPWTKLKNFCIALDTTDPSRMSSLLSNYLDIDRALWFLASEIAFNDFDSYIEKGKNDFYVYYEKETGRFAPIEFDGNDVMDTHYVNSVSALRHQTDTLYPLMSKIINVPEIRQRYLAHMRTLVADEQDTLSAFPLIDSYYALIDSIVQADTIKLYSYAAFQDGPSILKYYLRLRRLKMLNNSEVNDIAPVITDVTLSSDSIYWKQPEAGHSVEIKAKVTSVNGISNVTLYAAAGFVGNFTKIPMFDDGQHADSLVGDGIFGASIPAQNGGTWMRYYVEAAGNNTAKSVSFEPPGAEHSIFIYLVKPSIAADTTSIVINELMARNNTTATDSAGQYEDWLELYNTTNQAIDISGYYLTDNENNLAKWQFPQGTIINANDYLIVWADEDQSQGKLHTNFKFSATGEQVILLNAAGELISKVAFGPQNIDVSFARIPNGTGAFSAQFPTFRINNNPKPLVNFSASATQACSSLLVNFTNNSTNASDYSWNFGDGSPLSTDISPSHFYAAPGNYTVSLQANGGGWTSIDSLVNYIQVFAAPTVSFASDTIYSSTTTFMLDAGNGFVSYDWNTGEQTQTIQVDTSASYCVIVSNSNNCKDTACVYVFIPLPIAVALFSSDIQQGCAGLTVNFTNQSSNASSYTWNFGDGSSLSTAINPSHQYDTAGVYTVSLIANNTNSSDTLSLINYINAHPLPEFSFASDTIHGPSTTYLLDAGNLFSSYLWNTGDTVSAITVVNDSLYCVVVGNQYGCKDSDCVYVTINGLGTATLQEKSNAQLFPNPADSYLKFIPAFEENHFAVIYNAQGAIVYSTSFTKELVVFTENWAPGIYLLQYDNANTRFVVKH, via the coding sequence ATGATTTCCAAAAAATTACTTTTCGTATTATTTTTTATACAGGTCATCTGTATTAACGCCCAAAATTTACCACGTCAATTTCAATTAAGTGGCGATGGTAGAATGCTCACAATTGGCGAAAAGCCCAACAATAATTTTTACAATCAAAACAATGTTCCAATTCTGTATTTAAATTTTAGCGATACAGCAAACTTTTGGCAAGACCTAATTACTTACCATGATTCGCTTTGGGATTATCCGGCAAGTCTTGTATACAATGGGGTTACTTACGATAGCGTTGGTGTGCGATTTAAAGGAAATTCATCGTACGACAACATTGGGACTTCCTTAAAAAAGTCGTTTAATATTTCTTTGGACGCTTTTAAAAACGATCAAAACATAAATGGATTCAGTACCTTAAATTTAAATAATTGCTACGATGATCCTACGTTTATGCGGGAAGTATTTTATGAAAATCAACTCAGAAAACATGTACCTGCAGCACAAACTAATTTTGCTCATTTGTATATTAATGGCGCCGATTGGGGCTTGTATGCGAATGTGCAACAACTAAACAAAGATTTTCAAAAAGATTGGTTTTTAAGTAATGAAGGAGCAAATTTTAGAGCATCACGTCCGCCCGGAAGCACAGGAAGCGGCAGTATTATACAAGCTTCATTTTTAAATTTAGGAAACGATACTTCCGAATATCAAAAATTTTACACTTTAAAATCAAGTGAGTCGCCCGACCCTTGGACGAAGCTAAAAAACTTTTGCATTGCACTCGATACAACAGATCCTTCTCGCATGTCGAGTTTGTTAAGCAATTATTTAGACATAGATCGTGCCTTGTGGTTTTTAGCTAGTGAAATTGCTTTTAATGATTTCGACAGTTATATCGAAAAAGGTAAAAATGACTTTTATGTGTACTATGAAAAAGAAACAGGGCGCTTTGCTCCTATTGAATTTGATGGCAATGATGTAATGGATACACACTATGTTAATTCGGTGAGTGCCTTGCGTCATCAAACAGATACGCTATATCCTTTAATGAGTAAAATAATTAATGTACCTGAAATTCGTCAACGCTACTTAGCACATATGCGAACTTTAGTTGCTGATGAGCAAGACACGCTAAGTGCTTTCCCTTTAATTGACTCTTACTATGCATTAATCGACAGCATTGTGCAGGCTGATACTATAAAACTATACAGCTATGCGGCATTTCAGGATGGGCCTTCTATATTGAAATACTATTTGCGACTGCGCCGTTTAAAAATGCTAAACAATTCAGAAGTAAATGACATTGCACCTGTTATTACTGATGTTACTTTAAGCAGTGATAGCATTTATTGGAAACAACCGGAAGCAGGACATAGTGTTGAGATTAAAGCAAAAGTTACCTCGGTAAATGGTATTAGCAATGTAACATTGTATGCAGCAGCAGGCTTTGTAGGAAACTTTACAAAAATTCCAATGTTCGATGATGGACAACATGCTGATAGCCTAGTCGGCGATGGTATTTTCGGTGCCAGTATTCCTGCCCAAAATGGAGGAACCTGGATGCGTTACTATGTAGAAGCTGCCGGAAACAATACAGCCAAATCGGTAAGTTTTGAGCCTCCCGGAGCTGAACACAGTATATTCATTTACTTAGTAAAACCAAGCATTGCAGCTGATACTACCTCAATTGTAATTAACGAATTAATGGCGCGTAATAATACAACTGCAACAGATAGTGCGGGTCAGTATGAAGACTGGTTAGAACTTTACAATACTACCAACCAAGCTATTGATATAAGCGGATACTACCTAACTGATAATGAAAATAATTTGGCAAAATGGCAATTTCCACAAGGCACTATTATCAATGCGAACGACTATTTAATTGTGTGGGCCGACGAAGATCAATCGCAAGGAAAATTGCATACCAATTTTAAATTTTCGGCAACAGGCGAACAAGTAATTTTACTCAATGCTGCCGGAGAATTAATCAGCAAGGTGGCATTTGGACCGCAAAATATAGACGTGAGTTTTGCAAGAATTCCTAATGGAACAGGTGCGTTTTCAGCTCAGTTTCCAACTTTTAGAATTAACAATAATCCCAAGCCACTTGTTAATTTTTCAGCTTCAGCAACACAGGCTTGTTCATCATTATTGGTAAACTTTACAAACAACAGTACAAATGCCAGCGATTATAGTTGGAATTTTGGAGATGGTTCGCCTTTATCGACCGATATTTCTCCTAGTCACTTTTATGCTGCTCCAGGAAACTATACTGTTAGTCTTCAAGCTAATGGTGGGGGGTGGACCAGCATTGATTCGTTGGTCAATTACATTCAGGTGTTTGCCGCTCCTACCGTAAGTTTTGCATCTGATACTATTTATTCAAGCACCACTACTTTTATGCTGGATGCCGGAAACGGTTTTGTTTCGTATGATTGGAATACAGGCGAACAAACGCAAACTATACAAGTTGATACAAGTGCCAGCTATTGTGTAATTGTTAGCAATAGCAACAATTGTAAAGATACAGCTTGTGTGTATGTGTTTATTCCTTTACCAATTGCAGTTGCATTATTTAGTTCTGACATACAACAAGGATGTGCAGGACTAACCGTAAACTTTACAAATCAATCAAGTAATGCTAGCAGTTATACATGGAATTTTGGAGATGGAAGCAGCCTTTCAACGGCGATAAATCCTTCGCATCAGTATGATACTGCAGGAGTATACACCGTTAGCTTAATTGCAAACAATACTAATTCGAGTGATACGCTTAGTTTGATTAATTACATAAACGCGCATCCTTTACCTGAGTTTAGTTTTGCTAGCGATACTATACATGGTCCTTCTACGACCTATTTATTGGATGCAGGAAATTTATTTAGCAGTTATTTATGGAATACAGGAGATACAGTTTCTGCAATTACTGTTGTAAATGATTCCTTGTATTGTGTTGTGGTAGGAAATCAATATGGCTGTAAGGATAGTGATTGTGTATATGTTACGATTAATGGTTTAGGAACAGCCACATTACAGGAAAAATCTAATGCTCAGTTATTTCCCAACCCGGCCGACAGTTACTTGAAATTTATTCCGGCGTTTGAAGAAAATCACTTCGCTGTGATTTATAATGCACAAGGAGCCATAGTTTACTCAACAAGTTTTACCAAGGAACTAGTAGTATTCACTGAGAATTGGGCTCCCGGCATTTATTTGTTGCAATACGATAATGCAAATACTCGTTTCGTTGTAAAACATTAA
- a CDS encoding T9SS type A sorting domain-containing protein, which yields MKKLYTLFCLFFCSVLGVTAQFQYNQFFDGADTSYQNSIIVKIDTTNPANIWQIGKPQKIFFSAASTLPNAIVTDTLHNYPPNNHSSFEIKSLNQLMWGILAVTWMQKLDMDTITDGATIEFSTDGGSTWQNSFNNPLVYNFYGYSPGNVDTLSNGQVGFTGSDTTWRNIWLCFDMSWMSTFPDTVRFRFTFTSDSINTGKEGWMIDNMMNNLTIIHTAKSVKQTSYLNVYPNPSGNIVHIEAAKLEDFHIIEHMELINAQGTTVESWRNLPTKYWFDTKKYRDGNYTLHIKTNVNEASIPLIICKD from the coding sequence ATGAAAAAACTCTACACACTTTTTTGTTTATTTTTTTGTTCTGTTTTGGGCGTTACAGCTCAATTTCAGTACAATCAATTTTTTGATGGAGCAGATACTTCCTATCAAAATTCGATTATCGTAAAAATTGATACAACAAACCCTGCGAACATTTGGCAAATAGGAAAACCGCAAAAAATATTTTTTTCGGCTGCGTCAACCTTACCAAATGCAATTGTTACCGACACCTTGCACAATTACCCCCCCAACAATCATTCGAGCTTTGAAATTAAATCGTTGAATCAGCTCATGTGGGGAATTTTAGCTGTAACCTGGATGCAAAAGTTGGATATGGACACTATTACCGATGGCGCTACAATTGAGTTTTCGACCGATGGTGGAAGCACTTGGCAAAACAGCTTCAATAATCCATTGGTCTATAATTTTTACGGCTATTCACCCGGCAATGTAGATACACTTAGCAATGGACAAGTTGGTTTTACCGGCAGTGATACCACCTGGCGAAATATATGGCTATGTTTCGATATGTCGTGGATGAGCACCTTTCCGGATACTGTTCGCTTTCGATTCACCTTTACTTCCGATTCAATTAATACCGGTAAGGAAGGTTGGATGATTGATAACATGATGAACAATTTAACCATCATTCACACAGCTAAAAGTGTCAAGCAAACCAGCTATTTAAATGTGTATCCAAATCCTTCGGGGAATATTGTACACATTGAAGCAGCCAAGCTTGAAGACTTTCATATAATTGAACACATGGAACTAATAAATGCACAAGGAACCACTGTAGAAAGCTGGCGAAACTTGCCCACAAAATATTGGTTTGATACAAAAAAATACAGGGATGGCAATTACACGCTTCATATTAAAACAAACGTAAATGAAGCGAGTATTCCATTGATTATTTGCAAGGATTAA
- a CDS encoding DUF4290 domain-containing protein — MDYNTELPHLVISEYGRNIQKMVDHALSIADREERNRVARAIIDVMGQLNPHLRDVNDFKHKLWDHLFIISKFQLDVDSPYPKPSRETFETKPEMLSYPSNHIRYKHYGKSIEKMIAKAKDMEDGDMRNAFVEAIANQMKRSYVNWNKDSVSDDVITEQLGLLSKGELKLRENFRLQAGEFIAPRPQNQQNNNNKKRKFQNKQKNRNNGGGDKKKF; from the coding sequence ATGGACTACAATACCGAGTTACCTCACTTAGTTATTTCTGAGTATGGACGAAATATTCAAAAAATGGTTGACCATGCGTTGAGCATTGCCGACCGAGAAGAACGCAACAGAGTGGCACGTGCAATTATTGATGTGATGGGACAATTGAATCCACATTTGCGTGATGTGAATGACTTTAAACATAAACTGTGGGATCATTTATTTATTATTTCAAAGTTTCAGTTGGATGTTGATTCTCCTTATCCTAAACCTTCGCGAGAAACTTTTGAAACTAAACCTGAAATGCTGAGTTATCCGAGTAATCATATTCGTTACAAGCATTACGGAAAGAGCATTGAAAAGATGATTGCCAAAGCTAAAGATATGGAAGATGGAGATATGCGCAATGCCTTTGTAGAAGCTATCGCCAATCAAATGAAACGCTCCTATGTAAATTGGAATAAAGATTCTGTGAGCGATGATGTAATTACAGAACAACTGGGATTGCTTTCAAAAGGAGAATTAAAACTGCGCGAAAATTTCCGTTTACAAGCCGGTGAGTTTATTGCTCCACGACCGCAAAACCAACAAAATAACAACAATAAAAAGCGCAAATTTCAGAACAAGCAAAAAAACCGTAACAACGGTGGCGGCGATAAAAAGAAGTTCTAA
- the ade gene encoding adenine deaminase: MSATSFQVTANLVDIFHEQIYAAQIQVTDGIISSITKINEAPVDYILPGFVDAHVHVESSMLTPCQFARLAVLHGTVATVSDPHEIGNVLGVAGVEYMIENGNKVPFKFYFGAPSCVPATSFETAGAVINAADIEKLFQREEIVYLAEMMNWPGVLNGDKDVFQKIALAKKYNKQVDGHAPGLRGQQAKDYIAAGISTDHECFTAEEALDKLKYGMKILIREGSAAKNFDALINLLHDYPNEIMFCSDDKHPDNLEEGHLNLLVKRALEKGIDLFKILRAACVNPVEHYKLNVGQLKVGDPADFILVNNLRDFKVLKTYINGTVVAQDGRTNIPFHHSEIVNNFSTHAKSPEQFKIASTTKKVAVIEALDGQLITNKIIADVKYEHGYCEVDISQDILKIAVINRYNNAEPALGFIKNFGLTHGAIASTVAHDSHNIIAVGTSDEEICKAINLLIDCKGGIVALSSTMEMLLPLPIAGIMSGEDAFEVAKQYTAIDAFAKELGSKLSAPFMTLSFMALLVIPHLKLSDKGLFDGDNFEFVKVVQN; encoded by the coding sequence ATGTCAGCAACAAGTTTTCAAGTTACAGCCAATTTAGTAGATATTTTTCATGAGCAAATTTATGCTGCTCAAATACAGGTAACTGATGGAATTATCAGCAGCATTACTAAAATTAATGAAGCTCCGGTCGATTATATTTTACCCGGATTTGTTGATGCGCATGTGCATGTTGAAAGTAGTATGCTCACTCCTTGTCAGTTTGCTCGATTAGCTGTTTTACATGGAACTGTTGCAACCGTAAGCGACCCACACGAAATTGGAAATGTATTGGGCGTTGCAGGAGTTGAATACATGATTGAAAATGGAAACAAAGTTCCTTTCAAATTTTATTTCGGAGCACCATCCTGCGTGCCTGCCACAAGTTTTGAAACTGCCGGGGCTGTAATTAATGCTGCCGATATTGAAAAGTTATTTCAACGTGAAGAAATAGTATACCTCGCCGAAATGATGAATTGGCCGGGTGTATTGAATGGTGATAAAGATGTTTTTCAAAAAATTGCACTCGCTAAAAAATACAACAAACAAGTAGATGGACATGCTCCCGGTTTAAGAGGACAACAGGCCAAAGATTACATAGCTGCAGGAATAAGCACCGATCACGAATGCTTCACTGCTGAAGAGGCGTTGGACAAACTAAAGTATGGAATGAAAATACTGATTCGTGAAGGAAGTGCTGCTAAAAACTTTGATGCTTTGATTAATTTGTTACACGATTATCCAAACGAAATTATGTTTTGTTCAGACGACAAACATCCCGATAATTTGGAAGAAGGTCACCTTAATTTACTGGTGAAGCGTGCATTGGAAAAAGGTATTGACCTCTTTAAAATTCTACGTGCGGCTTGTGTAAATCCGGTGGAACACTACAAACTTAATGTTGGACAATTAAAAGTTGGCGATCCTGCTGATTTTATTTTGGTCAATAATTTAAGAGATTTCAAGGTGCTTAAAACCTACATCAATGGCACAGTGGTAGCGCAAGATGGTAGAACAAACATTCCATTTCATCACAGTGAAATAGTTAATAATTTTAGCACACATGCTAAATCGCCCGAGCAGTTTAAAATTGCTTCAACAACTAAAAAAGTTGCGGTAATTGAAGCTTTAGACGGGCAACTCATCACCAATAAAATTATCGCTGATGTGAAGTATGAACATGGATATTGTGAGGTGGATATTTCACAGGATATTTTGAAAATTGCTGTAATAAATCGCTACAACAATGCTGAACCTGCGCTAGGTTTTATTAAAAATTTTGGACTTACACATGGAGCAATCGCAAGCACAGTTGCTCACGATTCGCACAATATTATTGCTGTTGGTACTTCGGATGAAGAAATTTGCAAAGCCATTAATTTGCTAATTGATTGCAAAGGAGGAATAGTAGCCCTGAGTTCAACCATGGAAATGCTGTTGCCGCTTCCCATTGCCGGAATCATGAGCGGAGAAGATGCTTTTGAAGTTGCCAAACAATATACTGCCATTGATGCTTTTGCTAAAGAATTAGGAAGTAAACTTTCGGCTCCTTTTATGACCTTAAGTTTTATGGCTTTGTTGGTAATACCGCACTTAAAGCTTAGCGATAAAGGATTGTTTGATGGTGATAATTTTGAATTTGTAAAGGTTGTTCAGAATTAA
- a CDS encoding insulinase family protein has protein sequence MKKVINRNSAPDIIQVDKINLIQAQKTVFANGIHAYSINAGTQDLVKIEWIFDAGSKFESMPQVAHATNSLLKEGTASFTSAEIAEQLDYYGAFLESNCTKDKSHIVLYSLNKHLVNVLPILNEILKQAKFPEKEFAVYKQNSKQKLVVNNQKVEVLARHHFNELVFGKQHPYGVITELEHFDNLNLDSIKQFYKQHYTASNCSIVVSGLVKDETMQLLNQLFGDGWKSEHPVPKWQVEFTTTNQRTHLIEKADAVQSAIRIGRILFNRTHPDYFGMQVLNTVLGGYFGSRLMNNIREDKGYTYGIGSAVASLQQGGYFFIATEVGVDVCAAAIQEIYFELKKMREELIPVEELDLVKNYLLGTFVRSVDGAFAMSEKFNSILEYGLGYDYFDDYLHTIRTITPERLQQLAITYLQEKDLIELVVGKK, from the coding sequence TTGAAAAAAGTGATAAACAGAAACAGTGCTCCCGATATAATACAAGTTGATAAAATAAATTTAATCCAGGCTCAAAAAACAGTCTTCGCTAATGGCATTCATGCATACAGCATCAATGCAGGAACGCAAGACCTGGTTAAAATTGAATGGATTTTTGATGCTGGAAGTAAATTTGAATCAATGCCTCAAGTAGCGCATGCAACAAATAGTTTACTTAAAGAAGGAACAGCTTCGTTTACATCAGCCGAAATTGCCGAACAACTCGATTATTATGGAGCTTTTTTAGAAAGCAATTGCACCAAAGATAAATCGCACATTGTACTTTATTCATTAAACAAGCACTTGGTGAATGTGCTTCCCATACTCAATGAAATTTTAAAACAAGCAAAATTTCCTGAAAAGGAATTCGCGGTTTATAAGCAAAATTCAAAGCAAAAATTAGTTGTAAACAATCAAAAAGTAGAGGTGCTTGCACGCCATCATTTTAATGAATTAGTTTTCGGTAAACAGCATCCTTATGGTGTAATTACGGAACTTGAGCACTTTGATAATTTGAACCTAGACAGCATTAAACAGTTTTACAAGCAGCATTATACTGCTTCAAATTGCTCAATTGTTGTGTCAGGTTTAGTTAAGGATGAGACCATGCAATTGCTGAATCAACTTTTTGGAGATGGCTGGAAAAGTGAACATCCTGTACCTAAATGGCAAGTTGAATTTACTACAACAAATCAGCGAACGCACCTGATTGAAAAGGCAGATGCAGTGCAATCGGCTATACGCATTGGCCGAATACTTTTTAATAGAACTCATCCCGATTATTTTGGAATGCAAGTATTGAATACTGTGTTGGGTGGATATTTTGGATCGCGCTTAATGAACAATATTCGTGAAGATAAGGGATATACCTATGGAATAGGAAGCGCAGTAGCAAGTTTGCAACAGGGAGGGTATTTTTTTATTGCTACCGAAGTAGGAGTGGATGTATGTGCTGCAGCGATTCAGGAAATTTATTTTGAATTGAAAAAAATGCGTGAAGAACTTATTCCTGTTGAAGAATTGGACTTAGTTAAAAATTACCTCTTAGGTACTTTTGTTAGAAGTGTAGATGGTGCATTTGCTATGTCGGAAAAATTTAATTCAATTTTAGAATATGGTTTGGGTTATGATTATTTTGATGATTACCTGCATACCATAAGAACTATCACCCCCGAACGTTTACAGCAATTGGCAATAACCTACCTTCAAGAAAAGGATTTGATTGAATTGGTAGTTGGAAAAAAATAG
- the pruA gene encoding L-glutamate gamma-semialdehyde dehydrogenase produces the protein MSTGFFKVPQGINEPVKSYAPGSAERKELQAMLAHLRAQQVDVPMYIGGKEIRTNNTADLRPPHDHQHLLGKYHKGDKTHVTQAIDAALAAKAQWSATSWEQRASIFMKAAELLAGPYRAKLNAATMLGQSKNAFQAEIDAACELIDFLRFNVQYMSEIYSQQPISSPGIWNRVEQRPLEGFVFALTPFNFTAIAGNLPSSAAMMGNTVVWKPSNTQIYAANVIMEIFKEAGLPDGVINLIYVSGPEAGDVIFSHRDFAGIHFTGSTEIFQNIWKTIGNNIHLYKSYPRIVGETGGKDFIVAHKSAKASIVATAISRGAFEYQGQKCSAASRAYIPSNLWDEVKKLVLADLKSFKMGPTEDFSNFINAVIDEKSFDKLASYIDQAKKDKNVEIIAGGNYDKSKGYFIEPTIIHTKDPMYTTMCEELFGPVLTVYVYDENKFEETLSLIDTTSNYALTGAIISQDRYAIEFASKKLQNSAGNFYINDKPTGAVVGQQPFGGARGSGTNDKAGSMINLLRWVSPRTIKETFVPPTDYRYPFLNE, from the coding sequence ATGTCTACAGGATTTTTTAAGGTTCCTCAAGGAATAAACGAACCGGTTAAAAGTTATGCTCCCGGAAGTGCTGAGCGTAAAGAATTACAAGCCATGTTAGCACACTTGCGTGCACAACAAGTGGATGTTCCCATGTACATTGGAGGCAAAGAAATTCGTACCAACAATACCGCCGATCTTCGTCCTCCGCACGATCATCAGCATTTGTTAGGAAAATACCATAAGGGTGATAAAACTCACGTTACACAAGCTATCGATGCAGCACTTGCTGCAAAAGCGCAATGGAGTGCAACAAGTTGGGAGCAGCGTGCATCTATATTTATGAAAGCTGCCGAATTGTTGGCAGGTCCCTACCGAGCTAAGCTAAATGCAGCTACCATGTTGGGTCAATCAAAAAATGCCTTTCAGGCCGAAATTGATGCTGCTTGCGAGCTAATCGATTTTCTGCGTTTCAATGTGCAGTACATGAGCGAAATTTATAGCCAGCAACCAATTTCCTCTCCGGGTATTTGGAACCGTGTTGAGCAACGACCGCTCGAAGGTTTTGTGTTTGCTTTAACACCGTTTAATTTTACCGCAATTGCTGGAAATTTACCTTCTTCAGCTGCCATGATGGGCAATACTGTTGTTTGGAAACCATCCAATACACAAATCTATGCCGCTAATGTTATTATGGAAATATTTAAGGAAGCAGGATTGCCTGATGGTGTAATAAACTTGATTTATGTTTCTGGTCCTGAAGCCGGCGATGTAATTTTTTCGCACCGCGATTTTGCAGGAATACATTTTACAGGCTCAACCGAAATTTTCCAAAATATTTGGAAAACGATAGGAAACAATATTCATCTTTATAAATCCTATCCGCGCATTGTGGGCGAAACAGGAGGGAAGGATTTTATTGTAGCTCATAAATCAGCAAAGGCATCCATTGTTGCAACTGCAATTTCACGTGGGGCATTTGAATACCAAGGACAAAAATGTTCAGCGGCAAGTCGTGCTTACATTCCATCCAACCTTTGGGATGAAGTGAAAAAGCTGGTTTTAGCTGATTTGAAAAGCTTTAAAATGGGGCCTACCGAAGATTTTAGCAATTTTATAAATGCAGTTATCGATGAAAAATCTTTTGACAAACTAGCTTCTTATATTGATCAGGCGAAGAAAGATAAAAACGTTGAAATTATTGCCGGAGGTAATTACGATAAGAGCAAAGGTTATTTTATTGAACCTACTATCATTCATACCAAAGACCCTATGTACACAACCATGTGCGAGGAGTTATTCGGACCGGTGCTTACGGTGTATGTATACGATGAAAATAAGTTTGAAGAAACACTTAGCTTAATTGATACTACTTCCAATTATGCATTAACAGGTGCAATCATTTCACAAGATCGTTATGCCATAGAATTTGCTTCAAAAAAATTGCAAAATTCAGCTGGTAATTTTTACATCAACGATAAACCAACCGGTGCTGTTGTTGGCCAACAGCCATTCGGCGGAGCAAGAGGTTCAGGAACCAATGATAAAGCAGGAAGTATGATCAATTTACTTCGATGGGTTTCTCCACGTACAATTAAGGAAACCTTTGTACCGCCTACAGATTATCGTTATCCATTTTTGAATGAGTAG